In one Chitinophaga sancti genomic region, the following are encoded:
- a CDS encoding MFS transporter, with the protein MFQVLTAGLPQQRQARIAVSALFFLTGFCFFSWATRIPDIQQKLHLSEGQLGGLLLALPIGSLLSMPAAGALVGKYGSRQVLLVFGLLYSLILPTLGLAGETWILFALLVAFGFCGNIANIAVNTQAVFVEKMYGRSVMASFHGLWSSGGLAGSLLAWGMQKWHVLPYQHFLISMVIVFIILAVNINHVVRHDYQTGGSEEKQPLFVLPDKFLMILGIIAFASMICEGAMFDWSGVYFRKVIHVNVAVVGTNAFMSTMASFRFLADYLKLRFGVKRVLQLSGGLIASGLLLAVVFPYFTTAIIGFLMVGAGVSAVVPLVYSAAGRSNTMTPGMALAAVSTIGYLGFLFGPVLIGLVAQMSSLRASFFLIALMGLSIAVMSNRVKN; encoded by the coding sequence ATGTTTCAGGTATTGACAGCAGGCCTTCCGCAACAGCGGCAGGCGCGCATTGCAGTGAGCGCACTATTTTTTTTAACGGGATTTTGCTTTTTTAGTTGGGCTACCCGTATTCCGGACATTCAGCAAAAATTACATCTTTCCGAAGGTCAGTTAGGTGGATTGTTATTGGCATTGCCGATAGGTTCTCTCTTGTCTATGCCGGCAGCTGGTGCATTGGTTGGTAAGTATGGAAGCCGGCAGGTGCTGCTGGTGTTTGGATTGTTGTATAGTCTTATCCTGCCTACACTTGGCTTAGCCGGGGAAACCTGGATCTTATTTGCACTATTGGTGGCATTTGGTTTTTGTGGCAACATTGCAAACATTGCCGTGAATACACAGGCGGTATTTGTAGAGAAAATGTACGGGCGGTCTGTGATGGCTTCCTTTCATGGCTTGTGGAGCTCAGGCGGCCTGGCGGGTTCTTTGCTGGCCTGGGGAATGCAGAAGTGGCATGTATTGCCATACCAGCACTTCCTGATAAGTATGGTGATTGTGTTTATCATTCTGGCTGTAAATATCAATCATGTGGTAAGGCATGATTATCAAACCGGCGGGAGTGAAGAAAAGCAGCCCCTATTTGTATTGCCTGACAAGTTCCTGATGATACTTGGTATTATTGCTTTCGCATCTATGATCTGCGAGGGTGCTATGTTTGACTGGAGCGGAGTATACTTCAGGAAAGTAATTCATGTGAATGTCGCGGTAGTAGGTACGAATGCTTTTATGAGTACGATGGCTTCTTTCCGCTTCCTGGCCGATTACCTGAAGCTGCGTTTTGGCGTAAAGCGGGTATTGCAGTTAAGTGGCGGCCTCATAGCCAGCGGGTTGTTGCTGGCAGTTGTGTTCCCTTATTTTACGACGGCTATTATCGGGTTCCTGATGGTGGGTGCTGGTGTATCGGCTGTCGTTCCACTGGTATACAGTGCAGCAGGGCGTAGTAATACCATGACGCCCGGAATGGCGCTGGCGGCGGTGTCTACAATTGGTTACCTGGGATTCCTGTTTGGCCCGGTATTGATTGGCCTGGTAGCACAGATGAGCAGCCTGCGGGCCTCTTTCTTTCTCATTGCCCTTATGGGTTTGTCAATTGCCGTGATGAGCAACAGGGTTAAAAATTAA
- the carB gene encoding carbamoyl-phosphate synthase large subunit, with protein sequence MPKDSSIKSVLIIGSGPIIIGQACEFDYSGSQAARSLREEGIKVILINSNPATIMTDPMMADRVYLLPLTVESIEQILEEQQIDAVLPTMGGQTALNLCKEVDELGIWEKYNVRLIGVDIKAIDKAEDREQFRQWMIQLGIPVAPAKTANSFLEGKEFAQEIGFPLVIRPSFTLGGTGGGFVHTKDDLDEALQRGLQASPIHEVLVEKAVLGWKEFELELLRDAKDNVVIICTVENLDPMGIHTGDSITVAPAMTLSDTAYQLMRNKAMEMMRDLGNFAGGCNVQFSLNPATEEIIAIEINPRVSRSSALASKATGYPIAKIAAKLAIGYTLDELENQITRTTSAFFEPALDYVIVKMPRWNFDKFKGADQTLGLQMKSVGEVMAIGRTFPEALQKACQSLENDALGLGYYGKSQMKSEQLLERMKTPTWDRIFRIKDALMEGVSVKHLHQMTYIDKWFLHQINDIVTLEKQLREHDLDSLPADMLREAKRMGFSDAQLANLLGNCEEEEVYTKRKELGITRTYKMVDTCSAEFEAKTPYFYSTFDQVNESQPSEKKKVIVLGSGPNRIGQGIEFDYCCTHGLQAIQECGYDAIMVNCNPETVSTDFDMANKLYFEPVFWEHLWEIIELEKPEGVIVQLGGQTALKLAKKLEEKGIRIIGTSFDNMDIAEDRGRFSDLLKELNIPYPKYGTAFNTDEAIEVAKEVGYPVLVRPSYVLGGQRMRIVINEEELESSVLSLLKHLPGNKILIDHFLDRCQEAEIDGIFDGENFHVMGVMEHIEPAGIHSGDSNAVLPAFNLSPMEVTTMEYYAEKIARALDIRGLINIQFAIKSGQVYVIEANPRASRTTPFIAKAYQVPYLNIATKIMLGKNKLTDFTIEKKLDGFAIKEPVFSFNKFPGVNKELGPEMKSTGEAIRFIKDLRDPYFRTLYKEKSMYLSNK encoded by the coding sequence ATGCCTAAAGACTCTTCTATCAAATCTGTTCTTATTATTGGTTCTGGTCCTATTATTATTGGTCAGGCATGTGAATTTGACTATTCCGGTTCTCAGGCAGCACGTTCTCTGCGCGAGGAAGGAATCAAAGTGATCCTGATAAATTCCAATCCGGCCACTATCATGACTGACCCTATGATGGCCGATAGGGTGTACTTACTGCCACTGACGGTAGAAAGTATAGAACAGATCCTGGAAGAGCAGCAGATAGACGCTGTGTTACCTACCATGGGTGGTCAGACTGCCCTGAATCTTTGTAAAGAGGTAGATGAACTGGGTATCTGGGAAAAATACAATGTTCGCCTGATCGGGGTGGATATCAAAGCTATCGACAAAGCAGAAGACCGTGAACAGTTCCGCCAGTGGATGATCCAGCTGGGTATACCTGTTGCACCTGCTAAAACAGCTAACTCCTTCCTGGAAGGTAAAGAATTCGCACAGGAAATCGGTTTCCCATTGGTAATCCGTCCTTCTTTCACCCTGGGTGGTACCGGTGGTGGTTTTGTGCACACTAAAGATGATCTGGACGAGGCGTTACAACGTGGTCTTCAGGCATCTCCCATCCACGAAGTACTGGTAGAAAAAGCAGTACTGGGATGGAAGGAATTCGAACTGGAATTGCTGCGTGATGCTAAAGACAATGTTGTCATCATCTGTACAGTAGAGAACCTGGATCCAATGGGGATCCATACAGGTGACTCCATCACGGTAGCTCCTGCCATGACGCTGAGCGATACTGCTTATCAGCTGATGCGTAACAAGGCAATGGAAATGATGCGTGACCTAGGCAACTTTGCCGGTGGTTGTAACGTTCAGTTCTCCCTGAATCCTGCTACTGAAGAGATCATCGCGATTGAAATCAATCCCCGTGTGAGCCGCTCTTCAGCACTGGCATCCAAGGCAACTGGTTATCCAATTGCAAAGATTGCTGCTAAACTGGCAATCGGTTATACCCTGGATGAACTGGAGAACCAGATCACCAGAACTACTTCTGCATTCTTTGAACCAGCACTGGACTACGTAATCGTAAAAATGCCACGCTGGAACTTCGATAAATTTAAAGGTGCTGACCAGACACTGGGTCTGCAAATGAAATCTGTAGGAGAGGTAATGGCAATCGGCCGTACTTTCCCTGAAGCATTGCAGAAAGCATGTCAGAGTCTGGAAAACGATGCACTGGGTCTGGGTTACTACGGTAAATCCCAGATGAAGAGCGAGCAGCTGCTGGAAAGAATGAAGACACCTACCTGGGATAGGATCTTCCGTATTAAGGATGCCCTGATGGAAGGAGTATCTGTAAAGCACCTGCACCAGATGACCTACATTGATAAATGGTTCCTGCACCAGATCAATGATATCGTGACACTGGAGAAACAACTGAGGGAGCACGATCTGGATTCTTTACCTGCTGATATGCTGCGCGAAGCAAAACGTATGGGCTTCTCCGATGCACAGCTGGCAAACCTGCTGGGTAACTGTGAAGAAGAAGAGGTATACACTAAACGTAAGGAACTGGGCATTACCCGTACTTATAAAATGGTAGATACCTGTAGCGCTGAATTCGAAGCAAAAACTCCTTATTTCTACTCCACTTTTGACCAGGTAAACGAAAGCCAGCCTTCTGAAAAGAAGAAAGTAATCGTACTGGGTTCCGGTCCTAACCGTATTGGTCAGGGTATTGAATTCGACTACTGCTGTACCCATGGTCTGCAGGCGATTCAGGAATGCGGTTACGATGCGATCATGGTAAACTGTAACCCTGAAACAGTTTCTACTGACTTCGATATGGCAAACAAGCTGTACTTCGAACCAGTATTCTGGGAGCATCTGTGGGAGATTATCGAGCTGGAAAAACCTGAAGGGGTGATTGTGCAGCTGGGTGGTCAAACGGCGCTGAAACTGGCTAAAAAGCTGGAAGAAAAAGGCATCCGCATCATCGGTACATCCTTCGATAACATGGATATAGCCGAAGACCGTGGCCGCTTCTCCGACCTGCTGAAAGAACTGAACATTCCTTATCCTAAGTATGGCACTGCCTTTAACACCGATGAGGCGATAGAAGTAGCGAAAGAAGTAGGTTACCCGGTACTGGTTCGTCCTTCTTATGTATTGGGCGGTCAGCGTATGCGTATCGTAATCAACGAAGAAGAACTGGAAAGCTCTGTACTGAGCCTCCTGAAACACTTACCAGGTAATAAGATCCTGATTGACCACTTCCTGGACCGTTGTCAGGAAGCAGAGATCGATGGCATCTTCGATGGCGAAAACTTCCATGTAATGGGCGTAATGGAGCACATCGAGCCTGCAGGTATTCACAGTGGTGACAGTAACGCAGTATTGCCAGCATTCAACCTGTCTCCAATGGAAGTAACAACTATGGAGTACTACGCTGAGAAGATTGCAAGAGCACTTGATATCCGTGGTTTGATCAACATTCAGTTTGCCATTAAGAGTGGCCAGGTGTATGTGATCGAAGCTAACCCACGTGCATCCCGTACCACACCATTTATCGCGAAAGCATACCAGGTACCTTACCTGAATATTGCAACCAAGATAATGCTGGGTAAAAATAAACTGACCGATTTCACCATCGAAAAGAAACTGGACGGTTTTGCCATCAAGGAACCTGTATTCTCTTTCAATAAGTTCCCTGGTGTGAACAAGGAATTAGGCCCTGAAATGAAATCAACAGGTGAAGCAATCCGCTTTATCAAAGACCTGCGTGATCCATATTTCAGAACCTTGTACAAGGAAAAGAGCATGTACCTGAGCAACAAATAA
- a CDS encoding ComEC/Rec2 family competence protein, protein MFVYILRTAPFLRIVIPFIAGIIWPLPLLYILSFTVFLLILYVGVAYMPLWWRFRLDGYRGTILQLLLFCMGSLVADAKEKYKHHLINPSPDQVLAGIITVPVQRSHYGYRTIIELQTREQLLIYFPPDSAVRAIQEGDMLLFTGQVQPISFSGNPGAFNYREYCATRYIYQQVHLQTGHWRHRKMPGSFLLRCRNSCLHIINTYIGGREAGLAEALLIGYRYDLDKDMVSDYMQTGIVHIIAISGMHLALIYACLLWCLQWLPIPRLKGLLIIVVIWGFTLLTGASASVLRAAVMLTVVTTGKFILDRESTTYNQLALSAFLLLCYDPGLIRDVGFQLSYLAVLGILLLYKPLYGLLSFKALWQRKLWEATALSIAAQAVTFPLGLYLFGRFPLYFLPANLVAVPLSTVILYGEMLLLCVQQHWLGACLQWLLVMMNHIVAWIGHLPGANISGLHVSVYGVVALYVCTGALLAGRKGILYMLGALCLWSLTILPERLRRQNQQVMIVYNQPRHTGIDFIRGHVVQFVGDDSTANEMLGTARAFYEVDTGRLPAFEQLGHFICCGNKRLVIVDSALPAGRPSKKFKTDYVLLSHNPHVAIKDLQGFYDAGCYIFDASSSRSRIQEWKSECYALTLHFLSLPDQGAYVVNF, encoded by the coding sequence ATGTTTGTTTACATCCTGAGAACTGCTCCTTTTTTGCGGATTGTCATTCCCTTTATAGCAGGCATTATCTGGCCATTACCATTGTTGTATATTCTTTCGTTCACAGTTTTTCTCCTGATCCTGTATGTAGGCGTTGCCTACATGCCCCTGTGGTGGCGGTTTCGACTGGATGGATATAGAGGTACAATACTGCAATTGTTACTCTTTTGCATGGGCAGTTTAGTAGCCGATGCAAAAGAAAAATATAAACACCATCTGATCAATCCCTCTCCTGATCAGGTGTTAGCAGGAATAATAACAGTGCCTGTACAGCGCAGTCATTATGGCTACAGAACAATTATTGAACTACAAACAAGGGAACAATTACTGATTTACTTTCCTCCGGATAGTGCTGTCAGGGCTATTCAGGAAGGAGACATGTTATTATTTACCGGGCAGGTACAACCTATTTCTTTCAGTGGCAACCCGGGTGCTTTCAACTATCGTGAATACTGTGCTACCCGATATATTTATCAGCAGGTACATCTGCAAACCGGCCACTGGCGGCATCGGAAGATGCCTGGAAGTTTCCTGTTACGATGCCGTAATAGTTGCCTGCACATTATTAATACTTACATTGGCGGCCGGGAAGCCGGTCTGGCAGAAGCTTTGCTGATAGGGTACAGGTATGATTTAGATAAAGACATGGTGAGTGATTATATGCAGACCGGCATTGTGCATATCATCGCCATTTCAGGTATGCACCTCGCATTGATCTATGCCTGTTTGCTCTGGTGCCTGCAATGGTTGCCGATTCCCCGGCTTAAAGGCCTGCTCATTATCGTTGTGATATGGGGATTTACTTTACTCACAGGTGCATCTGCTTCAGTGTTGAGAGCAGCCGTCATGCTGACTGTAGTTACTACCGGGAAGTTCATTTTAGACAGGGAATCTACAACTTACAATCAGCTGGCGCTTTCTGCATTCCTGCTCCTGTGTTACGATCCCGGATTGATCAGGGATGTTGGTTTCCAGCTATCGTATCTGGCCGTATTAGGAATACTATTGCTCTATAAGCCACTGTACGGATTACTTTCATTCAAAGCTTTATGGCAACGAAAGCTATGGGAAGCGACAGCATTATCTATCGCTGCGCAGGCAGTGACCTTCCCTTTAGGGCTGTATCTTTTTGGCCGGTTTCCCCTGTATTTTCTGCCTGCTAATTTAGTGGCTGTACCATTATCCACTGTGATCTTATATGGTGAAATGTTGCTGTTGTGTGTGCAGCAACACTGGCTGGGTGCCTGTTTGCAATGGTTGCTGGTGATGATGAATCACATTGTTGCATGGATTGGCCATTTGCCCGGAGCTAATATTTCCGGTCTGCATGTGTCTGTGTATGGAGTAGTTGCATTATATGTATGTACCGGTGCATTATTAGCCGGTAGGAAAGGGATATTATATATGCTGGGAGCATTATGCCTGTGGAGTTTGACAATACTGCCTGAGCGGCTGCGAAGGCAAAATCAGCAGGTGATGATTGTGTATAACCAGCCACGACATACAGGAATTGACTTTATCCGGGGCCATGTAGTTCAGTTCGTAGGCGATGATAGTACTGCTAATGAAATGCTGGGAACTGCGAGGGCGTTTTATGAAGTAGATACAGGAAGACTACCGGCATTTGAACAGCTGGGGCATTTTATTTGTTGTGGAAACAAGCGCCTGGTAATTGTGGATAGCGCATTGCCAGCTGGCAGGCCATCAAAAAAATTCAAAACAGATTATGTTTTACTTTCACATAATCCACATGTGGCTATCAAAGATTTGCAGGGGTTTTACGATGCAGGCTGCTATATTTTTGACGCATCCAGTTCCCGTAGCAGGATACAGGAATGGAAAAGTGAATGTTACGCGCTAACTTTGCATTTCCTTTCGCTTCCGGACCAGGGAGCCTATGTTGTAAATTTCTAA